In Piliocolobus tephrosceles isolate RC106 chromosome 6, ASM277652v3, whole genome shotgun sequence, the following are encoded in one genomic region:
- the LOC111552793 gene encoding RNA polymerase-associated protein LEO1-like, producing the protein MDLFGDIDDISSESDEGNQPPSPGQLVDEHGVPQDQQEEEPISETIIEEEIPSINSDLGNELYFVKLPKFLSIEPKPFDPQFYEDEFEDEKVLDEEDRIRLKLKVENTIRWRIRQDEEGNKIKESNARMVKWSDRSMSLHLGNEVFDVYEAPLVGNYIHLFIREDTGLQGQAIFKSKLTFRPHSRDSATYRKMTLPLANRSSKTQKIRILPMAGRDPEGQHTEVMKKEERLRASTHRESRVIHLQEKRYQQGPSVSYQDPGSDGVEEEGKDTFSLAAIKNYYQGEFQGKPSRKRKAEHEEEDDIKP; encoded by the exons ATGGATCTGTTTGGAGATATAGACGACATTTCTTCTGAGAGTGATGAGGGCAATCAACCACCTTCTCCAGGACAGCTGGTT GATGAACATGGAGTGCCTCAGGACCAGCAGGAGGAAGAGCCAATTTCTGAAACCATAATAGAAGAAGAAATTCCCAGTATCAACTCTGATTTAGGAAATGAattgtattttgttaaattacCCAAGTTTCTCAGTATAGAACCCAA GCCTTTTGATCCTCAGTTTTATGAAGATGAATTTGAAGATGAGAAAGTGCTTGACGAGGAAGATAGAATCAGGTTAAAATTAAAG GTAGAAAATACTATAAGATGGAGGATACGCCaggatgaagaaggaaataaaattaaagaaagcaaTGCTCGGATGGTCAAGTGGTCAGATAGAAG CATGTCCCTGCATTTAGGCAATGAAGTGTTTGATGTGTACGAAGCCCCGCTGGTGGGCAATTACATCCACCTGTTTATAAGAGAAGACACTGGTCTGCAAGGACAAGCCATCTTTAAATCCAAACTTACCTTTAG ACCTCACTCTAGAGACAGTGCCACATACAGAAAGATGACCCTCCCACTTGCTAATAGAAGttcaaagacacagaaaattaGAATCTTACCAATGGCGGGTCGTGATCCTGAAGGCCAACACACAGAAGTGATGAAG AAAGAAGAACGCTTGAGGGCTTCCACTCACCGGGAGTCTCGGGTAATCCATCTGCAGGAGAAACGCTACCAGCAGGGGCCAAGTGTCTCCTACCAGGACCCTGGCAGTGACGGTGTGGAGGAGGAAGGCAAGGACACCTTCAGCCTGGCTGCTATTAAAAACTATTATCAAGGTGAATTCCAAG GCAAACCTTCCAGAAAGAGGAAAGCAGAGCATGAAGAGGAAGATGACATAAAGCCCTAA